The genomic region TCCTTGACCATGAGGGCTTCTGACACCTCCACCACCACTATTAGTAGTTTTCATGAAGCCTCAGGATATTGGGATTAGCAGCATGTCCATTACATCCGATTCAGCACCCAGGGGGCAattgtccccctctcccccccccgccccccccccattctttTCATGCTGCAACAACTTGTGCTGCTGTTTTCAATGACACCGCAGCTCTATTTAGCAGAGTTAACTCAAGTGTTATTCCTTCTTGGTCCCTCCAACTCTTAAGACGCAATGAAGGGAGAGCACTCCTTTGTGCTACTACCACCACCCTTAGGTAGAGCACTGGGGATGATGATACTGCCAGTAGTTGATAGAGGCAGTTTGGTCAGGATGGGTTGGACCCCTCATTTTGaattaagatgaaaaaaaatagaaCCCCCTCTAAAAAGTTACTCTTGCTATGTGCTTCTGCCAATGCCACTTACACCCACTTCCATTTAATTCAGActgagttttttgccttcttttggatcaacagcaaaaacatatgtgaggaaggctgaacttgattgacgcaagtctcttttcagctatgtaacgatgtaattcagtgtgcttctgtgttatTGCTTGTGCTTTAGAAATTGCAAGCTTCGTCCCTCAGTAATATCCATATTGTGTGACCGAGGTTTACTGCACAAGTGAATCTCTAACACTGAGCGttccaagtctttttttttttaactctttgtagAAACAAATATTCTAAAATGTAGTGGTGCTGGTGGCCATGGGTGGAGCTTTGGGGACCGGTCACCAAATTGTGTTCGGGGCTCAATTACCAGGTGTTTTTTGACCCTAGCAATGCCCCTGTGCCCCTTTGGATCTTTACCTTTGCTTTGGTTTAAAAAGCTTCCCCCTGACTGCCATACTGGCAAATCACATCTAGTCAGAGCTCCAGGAGAAAATTGATTTTCTGCCCATTTAACCACTTACTTTACTTAAGATATCAAGCTGCAGGGGCTGCCTGGTGTCTCTGTACATCAACGACAGATAGCCTTGTGCATGGAGGGGCTAAAGCCTCTGTACCTACTTGTCCTAAGAGGAAAACCAAGCTGCCATCTTCCCACCATATAGCCACATAGTTGGGCTGAGAGCCAATGGGGGGTGGGGACCCAGGGATGCAGCCCACGTCCTTGGAGGGAGTATAACTGCCAACATGCGACAGTGCCTCTTCGAGATATGGATCTGGGTGCCAGGCGCAGCCTGATAGATGGGCCCGGGGCCGGTGGAGTGGATGGCTCTGGATGAGGAGAACGGTGTCCTACTATGGGACTTTTGTGCTTAGCTTGGGGGTTGGATGAACACACAGTAGGGCCAGGAGCAGTTTTTCTTTTGAGCATTTGGCTTCCATTCACAACTTGTCCAGTTCTATGTTTTAACGTGCTGCCTCCAAGTCCATCTAGACGACCATTTACCAGTGATGTCAGTTAACCCCTTATATTCCTTACAGTATATTCACGCAAATAGTGCGTATACCAAAGCCAGCTTATTATGTGTAACAACCTACTTGTATTACTCACATTCACATATTTTACTTACtatttaaaaattgtgcaaatCCTTCGACTTATATGCCTTATCCAGTATTGAATCCATCGGAATTTGCCTCACAGTAACATGCTTACGTTTGCCTGTATCTCTGCCAttgcataaaaaaaatcattatttaaaaaaaaaaaagataaaaaaaaaaagaagctttcTCCTGGTCTGCCTTGGATATGTGATGTAAGTGGTGCATAATAGTACATTTGAATTAGTGGGGATTTTTAACATGTTGTATTCTCCCCCGCAACATCTGACTTGACTATAAATTATTTTCAAACCGTCAAATATGCGTTCAGCTATTGAATTTCCTATCTAATTCTTCCTCTGTCTACTAAGAGTAAGGCAGCTCATTATCTCActgcaatttctttttatttttagaaatcaaGTCACTGAGTTGAAACACAGTTTGTTAAAGAAAGGAACCTATATGtgggtagaaatgtttacatttcttttttttttttttaaatgtgatctCCCATGGGAGAGCCATGAGGGACAACTCCGCCATTTTATCACCATCTTGCAACAACTCAGAGCTGCGGTTAGTGTCACCCCTGCCATGCCAGCGGAACATCTTGTAACTCAGATCTGcagtatgaaaaataataaaacaaaaaactttttggattACCATTTTTTACAGAATATAAAACAATCGCACATATATTTACTAGAGATtgataagagaaaaataaataaaacaaacagtatAATAACTACAGTAAATTTCAGCTAGTGTGTATTTTGTGTGGATGTAGGGTTTGTAGCGAGTGTATATAGGGACTCTGCTGTGTGCTTAGGGAATGGAgtatatgtgtgtaggggatgtaatatgtatgtttagagaatgtagtgtatgtgtacagGGAAtccagtgtgtataagggatgctgTGTTTGTGACTATAGAGGTTTCAGTGTGGGTGTACAGTGGATGTTTGGCCATGACCAAATAGTGTTGTGTTCTGCACCTTTATCAGTATATGCTTGGTCCTTAACTCCCTCAACTGTTCGAAAGAGTGAGCTCAGCACCTTGTGTTCCTCTTTCTCTTCTCAATGACTCAGAGTGAACGACCCAGAGCTCTTACTCATTGACTCAGCCCTGGAACCAAGAGCTGTTAAAGTGATCTGCACCTAACATTGGTGTGTACCACAATGCTCTCCCAGTGCACCACCAGGGATTAAGCCCTGAGTGCccttcactggaccaccagaggtAACATATCCATCttctaaaaggtaagaaggagggggggacaaaagaAACATTTCCCTAAATAAACGCACACCATTTGGctggcacaatgtatagataacaTTTAAAAATCCTTTCATTTAATGCACGGATAaacaaccatgacaggtacaatttaataaatgtaataatgatgaaaaaaaacaacaaggaaacaaaaaaagaaaaacggtgAACAGCCATTGACAAGATTGTATAAGAATGTTTAAAGATTTCCAGCTATGAGAAATAGCAAACTCATCATTTAATGTAGTCTGATGTTAAATCTTCCTCTGGGTCAGAAAAATCACTGTAACCTGAAGTCATCTTTTCTTTTGAACTATAATCTTTAGATTGCTCTAATGGTGGAACATCCAAATTGAATATATTTACAAAGAGTCGGATTTTTTGCACAACAGGTGATCTTGAGTCGTGAAGGCCTGTTATAGTGTTTTGGCTGATCTGTGGAGGCAGCTCCTGTTTCAAACTTGACCAGATAAGCTCTGGGTCTCCTAATGACACAGATTTGAAATTAACATTACAAATCTCGTTTTTGTCCTGTGAACGGTTTGAATTGATATACAGTGCTTTAACTGGGAAAAGTGTTTTTTGGCAATGGCTTTTGGGTATTTCCGAGAGCGGTTCATTTTCGGTAGGCATTGCTTCTTCAGCTGAGGGTCCACACTCTTGTGCACTAGGCTTGGCTGGTGAAGACGTAGAAGGACGTGGAGCATTGTTACATAAACCACTTGCATTCCTTTCACCAttttccaagaaacttatacTCTCATCAGAATTTTGTCTACCATTGTCATGATATATTCTGCATTCAATGTTTCCAACTTCACTCAGCAAATCAGCAGGTATGACATATTTTGGGTCATTTAATTCTGTATTTCTATTGTGAGTACcctcagatcttggaagccacatcttttatataaaaaaaaaaacattaaataattttattaaagcatagtTCTTAAACTTTCCTACTCAGTAAAAAAACACaagtgtgtattcctgaccctatagtgttaaaataactattaaacccccctgcctccctgactccctaaatacagtaaaatccACATTATTTCCTGCGTTGCACAGATCTATGGTGCTGGCTCCTCCCCTGTTTCACCTCCTTGGCTGTCATTATCAGaagtaatgatctcagccaatcataatgATTTCTCATAGGACTCATTGGGATTGGCTTAGATTGTAAACAAGGCGGAGTGGGGGGGAAacaaacaccaccctggccaatcagaatctcctcatagtgatacattgaatcaatgcaactctatggggaaagttcaacatctccatgcagagcgtggtgaCCCCGtgtacagcactgacccaggaatcacctcttgtggctgtctgaggagtggccactagaggtgttcctatgttgtaatgtaaacacttcctttttctctaaaaaagacagtgtttactgcaaaaagcctacagGGGCTGACTAtacgcaccagaacaactacattaagttgtaaatTACATCAAACTCCAGCACAAATCCTGTAAAGAAACGTAGTGCTGCAAACTCAATCTGAGCCATGTTGATAAAGTGTCAGGGTAGACGTAAAATGCTTACAGAGCACTCTTAGGTATTTAACCTGTcttttcaacccccccccccctaattccAGCAGGCACAGGGCTGACGTTTTCTTTTATTGCATTAATGTTTTTTGGGTTTGGGCACTATTTcctattatattgttattttatgcCCTGTTAATGAGGCCTGCTTTTTACACGCCATGttacaatttttttaaacaacTAAAGATGCACTACTTATGGAGCTTTCTCGTTTTTATATTATGGACGGCAGTGAGTGAAGACCTTTAGGAACAAAGTGGAGAaacttacattaagctgtagtttttctggtgactatagtgtccctttaacaaatattaGGAGGTCCTTTCTATTGTGTGAGTTGATAATAAAGAATACTCGCCACTGgcaactggaggagcctggtcgcccacctcctgccactggactatggccccatgtttaacactgttcttttaccctgcagaaaggctggtttgtgcctttctgcgggcTGTTAAAGTCATGAACAGCgctgagccgccgacctcccttctcctacctgcagtcaattatccgaacaccggtccattcggtactttactgtttaaaccatgctaccccagatagctatgccatggagcccagccgtatactgaaagactgtatgaaagactttggctccatggagattgaactgtatgcatgtgatctgagcgccatccggtgttaatgtgcgctcagatctaagctatctggggataggtagaatgtgcatgttctatgtgataaatgtaacagtatgtaattttatgtattttattgtcctttgtctgccatgtggttaatggagttttgcctctgtccttggagataattggattacttaccaattatctccaggacagagaggagggattgtgatgcattgtgggattgtaagcttgtgattggtcaatgtccaatatgtttcccagtcttccatctggtcccctaggggagtgtccaccaagtgggagacctgcataaaagccgggcagatAGCCCcaataaatcagttctgcttgaccctcaaacgaagtgtcatttcgttcttggggggaattggattgtatgctgattgccaggagtgtaagctgattgtatgcttttcctgttcggctgtttccagtgcTCGTGGGTTTCCTgtttgggagttggaggattcgggtagtttgcagtttgggagattggtgcttgcagtagctgcctgtgcatctgaaatgggaatatcgcctaaacggtttttaacctcttgtgtgcaaaacggtccattacaataTTTATTGCTAATTGCAATAGCATAAAACCATAACAATATGTTGTAACTTTGAGAAAGTAATTACCTTGTTATTAACACCAATTGCTAATACCGATATATCCCACAATTATGGAACCCTGGGCCTTACAACTAATGATATATTCATGGAATATTAAACATTTTCTATATACATACCAAAATATCTGGGGTGTTTTTTTTGATGCAAAGGTATCCAGTAAAGTCCAGTCCAATTAACAAGAGTATTgtaaataaaacaacaaacacactagTAACTGAAATGATGATCGCAAATTTGTTGCCATCTGCAATAACAAAAAGTTACCTAATTTTGAATGCGTTATGTCCAACACACAACTGATAGCATCATCACAAAATTGCAACGATTATGGAAAATCCTACTGCCAATAAAACCTGACAAAATTCAGCATATTCCAAAGCACCTTCCTATCGTTCCTCCTGCCACATAATTACATAGTTGCAGTAATTTAGACAAGGCAAAGGTCGTTAAGGAActtaaatttcactttgaattcacctcgcaattcttacttaaaggaccactatagtgccaggaaaacaaacttgttttcctgccactatagtgttaataggtccccccaccctcatggcccccctcccgccaggctctagagggaggaaggggttaaaggctaacCTTtgtccagtgccgggctccctcagcgctggggactctcctccctcttccgccgaatgcacatgcgcgttcagtcagtccatagaaaaaaagcatttcttaatgctttcctatggacactggcatcttctcactgtgaaaatcacagtgagaatcgcagaagtgcctctagcggctgtcaatgagacagccactagaggctggattaaccctaatgaattctctgaaactgctatgtttacagcaggcagggttaaccctagatggacctggcaccaagaccacttcattgagctgaagtggtctgggtgcctatagtggtcctttaattgaataaccctgtacaaGTACAAGTACTGCCCCTTTTAACATAAACACTATGATGgtaatcattttaaaataaaaacaaacaaacaaaaaccaatTCAAGCACAATATCTATTATTCAGTAGTACATATTGTGTAAGTAGTGGATCAGTAGGATAGGGAGAGGGGGGCTTGACTGATGGGATGGTAGTGCAACTTACCTTCCGTTCTAGGTTTATGTTTGGTAGTGACACACTCAATAGGAGATGGTATGTTTATCGGGTTCATGTTAGCACTGGCTGAAACTTCGACAGATACGCAGTAATTAGTGATCGGCAGGAGATTTCTTATGGTGAAGATGGTCCTTAACCACCTCTTTCTCAtttctaattggcaaaggggactATGACCCGAACAAAACAGGAAGTAAAAAAAGACCTACGTTTCAGACATGAGAGTAGAcacatttatataatataattttttatcaatgtatttttagtcaaatttttggtaaaaaaaataaaaatctctttTGTGAGTCTTACAGTAAGATGCTTCAAGGTAAAATCTCcaatgagagacacacacactctctctctctctctctctctctctctctctctatttattaagaggtccaccAAGCATCCCTACCTTTTTCTGGGatggctggagtggatcctctccCTTGTGTCCAGTGCACAGCTCCCATGTGCTGGTTCAGGTTGCCGGCACACTGCAAGACGCGCTAGGGAGCTGTGCAGAGACCCCATGAGGGGTAGGCAGAAGCCTACTCTGCTAAGTAAGAGCACACTCCGAGCACTGGTGCTTTAGGTGGAGGGGGCACAATCAATAATATATGGGGGCAATTGCACCCCTCAAATCCCATATAGCAACAATATAAAATCCAGAGTTGATATGTACTTACAGGGTAAGAGATGTACTCACAGAAATTCCAAAAAGTGTGTGTGCTTTACTTACACgaacaaacataaaaaacaaacaaacattttgacCGTAACTGATTACAGTTAGGGACTGCGCacgtatacatttatatatacacacacatatacaagcaCAGTTCtgtagacattaaaaaaaaaaaaaaactgtgttggcATTTTTCCCCCTCCAAACCATTTGCAGTAAATCCTACAAATCAGaaacaatatagaaaataaattgcAGCTTACCAAATTTGATTGCACCAGCTTAATCGTGTATATCAGAAGCGGATAAACGATTTCGTTCAGCATTGAAATAGTACATTTCCCATCAGCACTCTTTAAATGAGATacgggaggatttattgtaatgtTGATAAGTTCGGAACCCGCCACAACGCTCACTATAGGTGGACCGAGCACGGCTAATGAAAGACAGaatttattacatattatataccaaatac from Pelobates fuscus isolate aPelFus1 chromosome 1, aPelFus1.pri, whole genome shotgun sequence harbors:
- the LOC134612796 gene encoding uncharacterized protein LOC134612796 is translated as MSGVFFALCHLIMIASSALLPPFNVQLFSENFCHILTWEELNTNTSVIYYSVTYRTKQLMIPVNECTNITHRRCDLTDYFTNIKIYYKAYVHSFTQNAVSNVSSHRRIIYPIMETVLGPPIVSVVAGSELINITINPPVSHLKSADGKCTISMLNEIVYPLLIYTIKLVQSNLVSCNLFSILFLICRIYCKWFGGGKMPTQFFFFFNVYRTVLVFFYFLFCSGHSPLCQLEMRKRWLRTIFTIRNLLPITNYCVSVEVSASANMNPINIPSPIECVTTKHKPRTEDGNKFAIIISVTSVFVVLFTILLLIGLDFTGYLCIKKNTPDILMWLPRSEGTHNRNTELNDPKYVIPADLLSEVGNIECRIYHDNGRQNSDESISFLENGERNASGLCNNAPRPSTSSPAKPSAQECGPSAEEAMPTENEPLSEIPKSHCQKTLFPVKALYINSNRSQDKNEICNVNFKSVSLGDPELIWSSLKQELPPQISQNTITGLHDSRSPVVQKIRLFVNIFNLDVPPLEQSKDYSSKEKMTSGYSDFSDPEEDLTSDYIK